A window from Streptomyces sp. NBC_00271 encodes these proteins:
- a CDS encoding bifunctional glycosyltransferase/CDP-glycerol:glycerophosphate glycerophosphotransferase, producing the protein MTPTQDAETSTDPRFSIIVPAYGVEAYLRDCLDSVLSQSFEDFEVIAVNDASPDACGEIMDEYAAADRRVVTVQLEQNVGLGQARNVGLTRARGAYLIFLDSDDTLLPGSLRAIARRLDENDDPDLLVFDYSRTYWDGRITPNAKRSVLTQSPRGTFRLDDNPELLGLLQVAWNKAYRRDFIERWGFVYPTGYYEDTPWTYPVLVAAETIAVLDRICVHYRQRRQGSILSSASRKHFDVFDQYDLVMSFLAAHPEFERWRGPLFERMAFHLGVIERMPGRLPAGARAEFRARRLEAERTHRPAGYRDPKTKPKKSGVRRAANRLPNRLRRPARKAYRAAAKLKKPVRTAVLMAYYRAQRMLPVKKDTAVFAAYWNADYACNPAAIDQKLRELAPHVKPTWVLRPDPRNRPPAGTTTVHPGSFGFWRAMARSKYFVNNVNFPTRVVKRPGQVFVQTHHGTPLKRMGVDQVEFPLGAAQMDMELLMHRVDHWDYSISSNSFTTATWDRAYPSTSYSSLDYGYPRNDVLVNATDADRTAAREKLGLAPDAKVVLYAPTHRDYQSVPQPLLDVEHFADSLGDGFTVLVRAHYFNLGTRHGTTDGIIDVSGHPSVEELYLAADCLLTDYSSLMFDYALLDRPVVIYANDWEVYRATRGTYFDIHVESPGPVVATKEDLIDVFLSGRWSDDTSAKVRTEFRRRFCEYDDGRAAERVVRRVFLDQEDVPPVALPPERPIRPVRG; encoded by the coding sequence ATGACTCCCACGCAAGACGCAGAGACGTCCACCGACCCTCGGTTCAGCATCATCGTGCCGGCGTACGGCGTCGAGGCGTATCTGCGCGACTGCCTCGACTCCGTGCTGAGCCAGTCGTTCGAGGACTTCGAAGTCATCGCGGTCAACGACGCCTCGCCCGACGCCTGCGGCGAGATCATGGACGAGTACGCGGCGGCGGACCGGCGCGTGGTGACGGTGCAGCTGGAACAGAACGTGGGGCTGGGCCAGGCAAGGAACGTGGGACTGACCCGCGCCCGAGGCGCCTACCTGATCTTCCTCGACAGCGACGACACGCTGCTGCCGGGGTCCCTGCGGGCGATCGCCCGCCGCCTGGACGAGAACGACGACCCGGACCTGCTGGTCTTCGACTACTCCCGCACCTACTGGGACGGCCGGATCACCCCGAACGCCAAGCGCTCGGTGCTCACCCAGAGCCCGCGCGGGACCTTCCGCCTGGACGACAACCCCGAACTGCTCGGGCTGCTCCAGGTCGCCTGGAACAAGGCGTACCGCCGCGACTTCATAGAGCGCTGGGGCTTCGTTTACCCCACCGGCTACTACGAGGACACCCCCTGGACCTACCCGGTTCTGGTCGCCGCCGAGACGATCGCCGTCCTCGACCGGATCTGCGTCCACTACCGCCAGCGCCGCCAGGGCAGCATCCTGTCCTCCGCCAGCCGCAAGCACTTCGACGTCTTCGACCAGTACGACCTGGTCATGAGCTTCCTCGCCGCGCACCCCGAGTTCGAGCGCTGGCGCGGCCCGCTGTTCGAGCGCATGGCCTTCCACCTCGGCGTGATCGAGCGCATGCCCGGCCGCCTCCCGGCCGGCGCCCGCGCCGAGTTCCGTGCCCGCCGCCTGGAGGCCGAGCGCACCCACCGCCCGGCGGGCTACCGCGACCCGAAGACCAAGCCGAAGAAGTCGGGCGTACGGCGGGCCGCGAACCGCCTCCCGAACCGTCTGCGCCGCCCCGCCCGCAAGGCGTACCGGGCGGCCGCCAAGCTGAAGAAGCCGGTGCGCACGGCCGTCCTCATGGCCTACTACCGCGCCCAGCGGATGCTGCCGGTGAAGAAGGACACGGCCGTCTTCGCCGCGTACTGGAACGCCGACTACGCCTGCAACCCGGCGGCCATCGACCAGAAGCTGCGCGAGCTGGCGCCCCATGTGAAGCCCACGTGGGTGCTCAGGCCCGACCCGCGCAACCGGCCCCCGGCCGGCACCACCACCGTCCATCCCGGCTCCTTCGGGTTCTGGCGCGCGATGGCCCGCAGCAAGTACTTCGTCAACAACGTCAACTTCCCGACACGCGTGGTCAAGCGTCCGGGTCAGGTCTTCGTCCAGACCCACCACGGCACGCCGCTCAAGCGGATGGGCGTCGACCAGGTCGAATTCCCGCTGGGCGCCGCCCAGATGGACATGGAACTGCTGATGCATCGGGTCGACCACTGGGACTACAGCATCTCCTCCAACAGTTTCACCACCGCCACCTGGGACCGCGCCTACCCGTCGACCTCGTACAGCTCCCTCGACTACGGCTACCCGCGCAACGACGTCCTGGTCAACGCCACCGACGCCGACCGGACCGCCGCCCGCGAGAAGCTCGGCCTCGCCCCCGACGCCAAGGTCGTCCTGTACGCCCCGACCCACCGCGACTACCAGTCGGTGCCGCAGCCCCTCCTGGACGTCGAGCACTTCGCGGACAGCCTCGGCGACGGCTTCACCGTCCTGGTCCGCGCCCACTACTTCAACCTCGGCACCCGGCACGGCACCACCGACGGCATCATCGACGTCAGCGGCCACCCGAGCGTCGAGGAGCTGTACCTGGCGGCGGACTGCCTGCTCACCGACTACTCGTCGCTGATGTTCGACTACGCCCTCCTGGACCGCCCCGTCGTGATATACGCCAACGACTGGGAGGTCTACCGCGCCACCCGCGGCACGTACTTCGACATCCACGTCGAGTCACCCGGGCCGGTGGTGGCAACCAAGGAGGACCTGATCGACGTCTTCCTCTCGGGACGCTGGTCCGACGACACCTCCGCCAAGGTCCGCACGGAATTCCGCAGGCGGTTCTGCGAGTACGACGACGGCCGCGCCGCGGAACGCGTCGTACGCCGCGTCTTCCTGGACCAGGAGGACGTACCCCCGGTGGCACTCCCGCCCGAGCGTCCGATCCGTCCCGTGCGAGGCTAG
- a CDS encoding bifunctional glycosyltransferase/CDP-glycerol:glycerophosphate glycerophosphotransferase, which translates to MPPRLSIVVPAYNVELFLDECLQSIADQTFTDWEAIVVDDGSTDGSLAIAERWAAKDDRFRVVVQENKGLGPARNTGVAHLTEGTEFLAFVDSDDIVLPDAYQRCITTLEESGSDFVSGNVNLLKAGEILISPLHAKRLRTDRMRTHISRDKDLVYDRTAWNKVFRRAFWDKHAFEFPGILYEDAPVTLPAHFMALAVDVLSEPIYLWRQRTGGAPSITQRRTEPVNVRDRIRSCDSVSRFLASQPGEAYSQHKRWYDEIFITDELPLFMGVLDQAGDEFRELFMAGAADFLSRVDPRVMPRLPVSLRLKCHLIRESRLDELMELIAYERETGRAVPVVRQGLRHFADYPVIDKKRAVPHSVLRVDSDFSARARAEEIVWRGGRLHIDGHAYIRNLAAARPQPTALRVLMLRETGSRRTVLVRPSRTQASRATQTSGQSLHNYDWSGFSLDLDPAKLKARGGWRDAVWRVTLATVQQGIVRHTRLKAGESGSAESPAPFWVEKDVRVVPFINDAHLYVRVERVRARLTGHRAVDGVLELTGVLGHEAAVGDAPLALRLKHGSTAATLEHPVERTVGQGFSFRVPLADLDVEGRDSVNLENTDKWTAELVIGGSKRGFSVAVDTGQNDLNPQHSLDGRPTAAWGGRVTAVTDDGAGRLALRTQPVQPLIGGLSVTAEGRIVLTGSLPASVDEPVEIVLRHSRHAEEHAHPATVADGAFRAEFLPVPDSLSEVPLRQGRWYLFARTTRSRVEVPVRGVPSALAGLPLRFSLRDRDYTLTHRFFDRLLIEAAPDLGPEEFGWYRQRDMRTSLYAQARTAPLRDTVLYAAFSGRQFSDSPRAVYEELLRQGADLEHIWVVEDRRAEIPKGVKVIRRWSREWYEALGRSRYIVTNTHLPHWIRRREGQVIVQTWHGTPLKRIGHDIDSVQFADRKYLSKVAEETPSWSFLVSPNRFSTPIMKRAFQYDGEILESGYPRNDVLLSEKTEDLARTVRERIGLPEGKKVVLYAPTWRDDQFYQAGNYKFDLRLDVKEAAERLGDDHVLLIRKHSNIVDAVPGAGDGFVFDVSSYPDIAELFLITDVLVTDYSSLMFDFANTGRPMLFFTYDLEYYRDQLRGFYFDFEERAPGPLLQTSDELIAALADIEGISASYTDAYRKFKDVFCDLDDGHAAERVITRMLELAHPDRPPLEPAEQR; encoded by the coding sequence ATGCCTCCCCGTCTGTCAATAGTCGTTCCCGCCTACAACGTGGAACTCTTCCTCGACGAGTGTCTGCAGTCGATCGCGGACCAGACGTTCACCGACTGGGAGGCGATCGTCGTGGACGACGGCTCCACGGACGGCAGCCTGGCGATCGCCGAGCGGTGGGCGGCGAAGGACGACCGGTTCCGCGTCGTCGTGCAGGAGAACAAGGGCCTGGGACCGGCCCGGAACACCGGTGTCGCCCATCTGACCGAGGGCACCGAGTTCCTCGCCTTCGTCGACAGCGACGACATCGTGCTGCCCGACGCGTACCAGCGGTGCATCACCACTCTGGAGGAGTCCGGCTCGGACTTCGTCAGCGGCAACGTCAACCTGCTCAAGGCAGGCGAGATCCTGATCTCCCCGCTGCACGCGAAGCGACTGCGCACCGACCGGATGCGGACCCACATCAGCCGCGACAAGGACCTCGTCTACGACCGCACGGCCTGGAACAAGGTCTTCCGCCGGGCGTTCTGGGACAAGCACGCCTTCGAGTTCCCCGGCATCCTCTACGAGGACGCCCCCGTCACCCTGCCCGCGCACTTCATGGCCTTGGCCGTCGACGTGCTCAGCGAGCCGATCTACCTGTGGCGCCAGCGCACCGGCGGCGCCCCCTCCATCACCCAGCGCCGCACCGAGCCGGTCAACGTCCGTGACCGCATAAGGTCGTGCGACTCCGTGAGCCGGTTCCTGGCCTCCCAGCCGGGCGAGGCGTACTCCCAGCACAAGCGCTGGTACGACGAGATCTTCATCACCGATGAACTGCCGCTCTTCATGGGCGTCCTCGACCAGGCAGGCGACGAGTTCCGCGAGCTGTTCATGGCCGGCGCCGCCGACTTCCTCAGCCGGGTCGACCCGCGGGTCATGCCCCGGCTGCCGGTCTCGCTGCGCCTGAAGTGCCACCTGATCCGTGAAAGCCGTCTCGACGAGCTCATGGAGCTGATCGCCTACGAGCGCGAGACCGGCCGGGCCGTCCCGGTGGTCCGACAGGGCCTGCGCCACTTCGCCGACTATCCGGTGATCGACAAGAAGCGTGCGGTGCCCCACTCGGTGCTGCGCGTGGACTCCGACTTCTCCGCCCGCGCCCGCGCCGAGGAGATCGTCTGGCGCGGCGGCCGCCTGCACATCGACGGCCACGCCTACATCCGCAACCTGGCCGCCGCCCGGCCGCAGCCGACCGCCCTGCGCGTGCTGATGCTGCGCGAGACCGGCAGTCGGCGCACGGTCCTGGTGCGGCCCAGCCGGACCCAGGCCTCGCGCGCCACCCAGACCTCGGGCCAGTCGCTGCACAACTACGACTGGTCGGGCTTCTCCCTCGATCTGGACCCGGCCAAGCTCAAGGCCCGGGGTGGCTGGCGCGACGCCGTGTGGCGGGTCACCCTCGCCACCGTCCAGCAGGGCATCGTCCGCCACACCCGGCTCAAGGCCGGCGAGAGCGGCAGCGCCGAGAGCCCGGCCCCGTTCTGGGTGGAGAAGGACGTGCGGGTGGTCCCCTTCATCAACGACGCCCACCTGTACGTGCGTGTCGAGCGGGTCCGCGCCAGGCTGACCGGCCACCGGGCCGTGGACGGGGTCCTGGAGCTGACCGGTGTCCTCGGTCACGAGGCCGCCGTCGGTGACGCGCCGCTCGCCCTGCGTCTCAAGCACGGCTCGACGGCGGCGACGCTGGAGCACCCGGTGGAGCGCACCGTCGGCCAAGGGTTCTCTTTCCGGGTTCCGCTCGCCGACCTGGACGTCGAGGGCCGCGACTCCGTGAACCTGGAGAACACGGACAAGTGGACGGCCGAGCTGGTGATCGGCGGCTCCAAGCGCGGGTTCTCCGTGGCCGTCGACACCGGCCAGAACGACCTGAACCCGCAGCACTCGCTCGACGGCAGACCGACCGCCGCGTGGGGCGGGCGCGTCACGGCCGTCACCGACGACGGCGCGGGCCGCCTGGCGCTGCGCACCCAGCCCGTCCAGCCCTTGATCGGCGGACTCTCCGTCACCGCCGAGGGCCGGATCGTCCTGACGGGCTCGCTGCCCGCGTCCGTGGACGAGCCGGTCGAGATCGTGCTGCGGCACAGTCGGCACGCCGAGGAGCACGCTCACCCGGCCACCGTCGCCGACGGCGCCTTCCGGGCCGAGTTCCTGCCCGTGCCCGACAGCCTCAGCGAGGTGCCACTGCGCCAGGGGCGCTGGTACCTGTTCGCCCGCACCACCCGGAGCCGTGTGGAGGTGCCGGTCCGAGGCGTGCCGTCGGCGCTCGCGGGCCTGCCCCTGCGCTTCTCCCTCCGCGACCGGGACTACACGCTCACCCACCGCTTCTTCGACCGGCTCCTGATCGAGGCGGCGCCCGACCTGGGCCCCGAGGAGTTCGGCTGGTACCGCCAGCGCGACATGCGCACCAGCCTGTACGCGCAGGCGCGCACGGCCCCGCTGCGGGACACAGTCCTGTACGCCGCCTTCTCCGGCCGCCAGTTCTCGGACTCGCCGCGCGCGGTCTACGAGGAGTTGTTGCGCCAGGGCGCCGACCTGGAGCACATCTGGGTGGTGGAGGACCGCCGCGCCGAGATCCCCAAGGGCGTCAAGGTCATAAGGCGGTGGAGCCGCGAGTGGTACGAGGCGCTCGGTCGCAGCCGGTACATCGTCACCAACACGCACCTGCCGCACTGGATCCGGCGCCGCGAGGGCCAGGTCATCGTGCAGACCTGGCACGGCACTCCGCTCAAGCGGATCGGTCACGACATCGACAGCGTCCAGTTCGCCGACCGCAAGTACCTGTCGAAGGTCGCGGAGGAGACGCCGAGCTGGAGCTTCCTCGTGTCGCCGAACCGGTTCTCAACGCCGATCATGAAGCGGGCGTTCCAGTACGACGGCGAGATCCTGGAGTCCGGCTACCCGCGCAACGACGTCCTCCTCTCCGAGAAGACGGAGGACCTGGCGCGGACCGTGCGCGAGCGCATCGGCCTGCCGGAGGGCAAGAAGGTCGTGCTGTACGCGCCGACCTGGCGGGACGACCAGTTCTACCAGGCGGGCAACTACAAGTTCGATCTGCGGCTCGACGTGAAGGAGGCGGCCGAGCGCCTCGGCGACGACCACGTTCTCCTCATCCGCAAGCACTCGAACATCGTCGACGCGGTGCCCGGCGCCGGCGACGGCTTCGTCTTCGACGTGTCCAGCTACCCGGACATCGCCGAGCTGTTCCTGATCACCGACGTGCTGGTCACGGACTACTCGTCGCTCATGTTCGACTTCGCGAACACCGGCCGCCCGATGCTGTTCTTCACGTACGACCTGGAGTACTACCGCGACCAGCTGCGTGGCTTCTACTTCGACTTCGAGGAGCGGGCCCCCGGCCCGCTCCTGCAGACCTCGGACGAACTCATCGCCGCACTCGCCGACATCGAGGGGATCAGCGCCTCGTACACGGATGCCTATCGCAAGTTCAAGGACGTGTTCTGCGACCTCGACGACGGGCATGCCGCCGAACGGGTGATCACCCGGATGCTGGAGCTCGCGCACCCCGACCGCCCCCCTCTTGAGCCTGCGGAGCAGCGTTGA